A stretch of Catenulispora sp. EB89 DNA encodes these proteins:
- a CDS encoding discoidin domain-containing protein: protein MRTLRSARPARAIAVAVALAAGFVAGPAASAVAAHHGPSAVATFTVAPNGSGNDCSVADPCSLQTAQQRARQAARASQTSVAVVLQGGTYRLDQTLAFDAAQGDSASGGNTVTYQAAPGAHPVLSGGEQVTGWTQASDGSGLWQANVPAGTDTRQLYVDGVRADRAQGSVPVGLTQTATGYTASGTALDGWGNISDVEFVYNASWTQLRCGIASVSGTTVTMQEPCFQNITLKPYGVNASTPSFVDNAKELLTQPGQFYLDRSAHTMYYLPRPGQNPATADVEIPRLQTLVSGTGTEANPLTGLALKGLSFEYGAWTEPNGPDGFAEVQANMRLTGTNAYSTEGTCTRFSTTDPGTCPYGAWTMTPGNVVFDHTSGLSITGGTFEHLGAAGLQLGQNVEGSTIQGNQFTDISGNGLEIGNGSDAAPADLGLMPANNTIADNWVHNIAVEYTGGVGIFQGYTRNDVIEHNQINDVPYSGISSNWGWGHAATEATGNKILNNLVYDFLQQRIDGGGIYVLGIEGDSLADGLTISGNVVRYGAGAVGHAIYTDGGSQYITMTGNAIYGNDIPSMGGSYEGSGTPYGDFVFTGNYAENTTPDWPAGNPTNVTISGNIQVSSDGTGVPASLLAAAGLEPQYACLASAPRGTAPVNLALGKPAQAQYLDGSTAQLQPGDQVSYATDGDLGTAVQATGQYRWQLIVDLQQPTTLGSMTVSMPQQAFGTAFHVDASADGSAWTTAGTVTDSGWGTVPVVFSSPLSTRYLRIVADKPDNGGQTGGQMAINEVGAYAPATPAAPQPDLALGKPAQALYIDGTQAQMQPNSLPSYAVDGDPTTYAQATQQYRWIEQVALQQPRSLDVITLLQPDGAAHSAFATAFHIDVSVDGSDYYTVARRTDAMGGLTGIQLDAPVRARYIRVVADRPDNGGQTGGQMAISGLSAYGLVPQSFSAH, encoded by the coding sequence ATGCGCACACTGAGATCAGCAAGACCCGCACGCGCGATAGCCGTGGCCGTCGCGCTGGCCGCCGGGTTCGTCGCCGGCCCCGCGGCCTCGGCCGTGGCCGCGCACCACGGCCCGAGCGCAGTAGCCACCTTCACCGTCGCACCGAACGGTTCCGGCAACGACTGCTCCGTCGCCGATCCGTGCTCGTTGCAGACGGCGCAGCAACGCGCGCGGCAGGCCGCCCGCGCCTCGCAGACCAGCGTCGCCGTCGTCCTCCAGGGCGGCACCTACCGCCTCGACCAGACGCTCGCCTTCGACGCCGCGCAGGGCGACTCCGCCTCCGGCGGCAACACCGTCACCTACCAGGCCGCCCCCGGGGCACACCCGGTGCTCAGCGGCGGCGAGCAGGTGACCGGCTGGACGCAGGCGTCCGACGGCAGCGGTCTGTGGCAGGCGAACGTCCCGGCCGGCACCGACACCCGGCAGCTGTACGTGGACGGCGTCCGGGCCGACCGGGCCCAGGGCTCCGTGCCGGTCGGCCTGACCCAGACCGCCACCGGCTACACCGCGTCCGGCACCGCGCTGGACGGCTGGGGCAACATCTCAGACGTCGAATTCGTCTACAACGCCAGCTGGACGCAGCTGCGCTGCGGCATCGCGTCCGTCTCCGGCACCACCGTGACGATGCAGGAGCCCTGCTTCCAGAACATCACCCTGAAGCCGTACGGCGTCAACGCGAGCACGCCGAGCTTCGTGGACAACGCCAAGGAACTGCTCACCCAGCCCGGCCAGTTCTACCTCGACCGGTCGGCGCACACCATGTACTACCTGCCGCGTCCGGGCCAGAACCCGGCGACCGCGGACGTCGAGATCCCGCGGCTTCAGACGCTGGTCTCCGGCACCGGCACCGAAGCGAACCCGCTGACCGGCCTGGCGCTGAAGGGCCTGTCGTTCGAGTACGGCGCCTGGACCGAGCCGAACGGCCCCGACGGCTTCGCCGAGGTGCAGGCCAACATGCGCCTGACCGGGACCAACGCGTACAGCACCGAGGGCACGTGCACGCGCTTCTCCACCACGGATCCCGGCACCTGCCCCTACGGCGCCTGGACGATGACGCCGGGCAACGTCGTGTTCGACCACACCTCGGGGCTGTCGATCACCGGCGGCACGTTCGAGCACCTCGGCGCCGCCGGGCTTCAGCTGGGCCAGAACGTCGAGGGCTCGACGATCCAGGGCAACCAGTTCACCGACATCTCCGGCAACGGCCTGGAGATCGGCAACGGCTCCGACGCCGCCCCGGCAGACCTCGGCCTGATGCCCGCGAACAACACGATCGCCGACAACTGGGTCCACAACATCGCGGTCGAGTACACCGGCGGCGTCGGCATCTTCCAGGGCTACACGCGCAATGACGTGATCGAGCACAACCAGATCAACGACGTGCCCTACAGCGGCATCAGCTCGAACTGGGGCTGGGGCCACGCCGCGACCGAGGCCACCGGCAACAAGATCCTGAACAACCTGGTCTACGACTTCCTGCAGCAGCGTATCGACGGCGGCGGCATCTACGTGCTCGGCATCGAGGGCGACTCGCTGGCCGACGGCCTGACGATCAGCGGCAACGTGGTGCGCTACGGCGCCGGGGCGGTCGGGCACGCGATCTACACCGACGGCGGCAGCCAGTACATCACGATGACCGGCAACGCGATCTACGGCAACGACATCCCGTCGATGGGCGGCAGTTACGAGGGGAGCGGAACGCCGTACGGCGACTTCGTCTTCACCGGCAACTACGCCGAGAACACCACGCCGGACTGGCCGGCCGGCAACCCGACGAACGTCACCATCAGCGGCAACATCCAGGTCTCCTCGGACGGCACCGGCGTGCCCGCCTCGCTGCTCGCCGCCGCCGGACTCGAGCCGCAGTACGCGTGCCTCGCGTCCGCGCCGAGGGGCACCGCCCCGGTGAACCTCGCGCTGGGCAAGCCGGCCCAGGCGCAGTACCTCGACGGCAGCACCGCGCAGTTGCAGCCCGGGGACCAGGTCTCGTACGCGACCGACGGCGATCTCGGTACCGCGGTCCAGGCGACCGGGCAGTACCGCTGGCAGCTGATCGTGGATCTGCAGCAGCCCACGACGCTGGGTTCGATGACGGTGAGCATGCCGCAGCAGGCCTTCGGTACCGCGTTCCATGTCGACGCCTCTGCCGACGGCAGCGCGTGGACCACCGCCGGCACCGTGACGGACAGCGGCTGGGGGACCGTCCCGGTGGTCTTCTCCTCGCCGCTGAGCACGCGCTACCTGCGGATCGTCGCGGACAAGCCGGATAACGGCGGCCAGACCGGCGGACAGATGGCGATCAACGAGGTCGGCGCCTACGCCCCGGCCACTCCCGCTGCCCCGCAGCCGGATCTGGCGCTGGGCAAGCCCGCACAGGCGCTGTACATCGACGGCACGCAGGCCCAGATGCAGCCGAACTCGCTGCCGTCCTACGCGGTCGATGGTGATCCGACGACCTACGCCCAGGCGACGCAGCAGTACCGCTGGATCGAGCAGGTCGCTCTCCAGCAGCCGCGGTCGCTCGACGTGATCACGCTGCTGCAGCCGGACGGCGCCGCGCACAGCGCGTTCGCGACCGCGTTCCACATCGACGTGTCGGTCGACGGCTCGGACTACTACACCGTCGCCCGCCGCACCGACGCCATGGGCGGCCTCACCGGGATCCAGCTCGACGCGCCGGTCCGGGCCCGCTACATCCGGGTCGTCGCAGACCGGCCGGACAACGGCGGCCAGACCGGCGGGCAGATGGCCATCAGTGGACTGTCGGCGTACGGCCTCGTGCCGCAGTCTTTCTCTGCACACTGA
- a CDS encoding FadR/GntR family transcriptional regulator, whose product MTRNPAPLGPDGAAPDDDRYRPGYELVAERLLHYIAEENLRPGDRLPTEQGLAEILGVTRNVTREAVKVLAAIGRLTVRRGAGIFVAAAPAVADNDQLAHYQPTDMEHVLMLLDYRQVIETETARRAATIATPLEVKAIREAALESAEVGVAGDADAFGHADELFHTAVAAAAHNVFLQSSVATVRKFAAQSDVLLFHGLAPGSLEAAGRQHVEIAEAIGAGDAVRAMDLMAQHVDTTRHQFENRIRDRLFTPDTRA is encoded by the coding sequence GTGACGAGGAACCCCGCCCCCCTGGGTCCGGACGGAGCCGCGCCGGACGACGACCGGTACCGGCCCGGTTACGAACTCGTCGCGGAACGCCTGCTGCACTACATCGCCGAGGAGAACCTGCGCCCCGGCGACCGGCTGCCGACCGAGCAGGGCCTGGCCGAGATCCTCGGCGTCACGCGGAACGTCACGCGCGAGGCCGTCAAAGTCCTGGCCGCGATCGGCCGGCTCACGGTCCGGCGCGGCGCCGGCATCTTCGTCGCCGCGGCCCCGGCGGTCGCCGACAACGACCAGCTGGCGCACTATCAGCCCACTGACATGGAGCACGTGCTCATGTTGCTGGACTACCGCCAGGTGATCGAGACCGAGACCGCCCGGCGGGCGGCGACCATCGCCACGCCGCTGGAGGTCAAGGCCATCCGCGAGGCGGCGCTGGAGTCGGCCGAGGTCGGGGTGGCCGGCGACGCCGACGCCTTCGGGCACGCCGACGAGCTGTTCCACACCGCCGTGGCCGCGGCCGCGCACAACGTCTTCCTGCAGTCCTCGGTCGCCACGGTGCGCAAGTTCGCCGCGCAGAGCGACGTCCTGCTGTTCCACGGCCTGGCCCCGGGCTCGCTGGAGGCCGCCGGCCGGCAGCACGTCGAGATCGCCGAGGCCATCGGCGCCGGGGACGCCGTCCGCGCGATGGACCTGATGGCCCAGCACGTGGACACCACCCGGCACCAGTTCGAGAACCGGATCCGCGACCGGCTGTTCACCCCCGACACCCGGGCCTGA
- a CDS encoding ABC transporter substrate-binding protein — protein MMSPRTVARTRGRTIAAAALVVGAAAALSGCASATTKTAGAPSEFKQAAQDNAAAITVWTDSTRLPDVQKYQQEHPGVKMNVVTYDGSADGSTYLQTKVQLFDRTGSGWPDVVFASPTDVTWASVPTNPSAKAFAAPVDQLVPASTLQGFAAGSLAPCQTGGHTYCLRNDIAQVVTWYNKKLMDQWGYQVPTTWEQYQALGEKVAAEHPGYVVGAVGDTNSQESYFWSSQCPAQQLVGDNTLKVDLTAPECTRMANLLDPLIADKAVSTQGFFTKGFDGSKVLMAVGPSWYGQYLFNSAFKVPAGQIAASAPLKWDGQSTTATGNVGGGIWMVSSHSANIKAATDLTTWLTTSTENLQGAPTYPAFVAGAKAWLANPANKDYFATDVSDVFLAAANEVWTGWSNTKFSDATPWSNAVLSALTAGRSLSSALPAWQTAIVNEAKSVGYTVVTR, from the coding sequence ATGATGTCTCCACGCACAGTCGCCCGCACCCGCGGACGGACGATCGCCGCCGCCGCGCTCGTCGTCGGCGCCGCGGCGGCGCTGTCGGGATGCGCGAGCGCCACGACGAAGACCGCCGGCGCCCCGTCCGAGTTCAAGCAGGCCGCGCAGGACAACGCCGCCGCGATCACGGTCTGGACCGACTCCACGCGGCTGCCGGACGTGCAGAAGTACCAGCAGGAACACCCCGGCGTGAAGATGAACGTCGTCACCTACGACGGCAGCGCCGACGGTTCGACCTACCTGCAGACCAAGGTGCAGCTGTTCGACCGCACCGGCAGCGGCTGGCCCGACGTCGTCTTCGCCTCGCCGACCGACGTCACGTGGGCCAGCGTGCCGACGAACCCGAGCGCGAAGGCCTTCGCCGCGCCGGTCGACCAGCTGGTGCCCGCCTCGACGCTGCAGGGCTTCGCCGCCGGCTCGCTCGCGCCGTGCCAGACCGGCGGCCACACCTACTGTCTGCGCAACGACATCGCCCAGGTCGTGACCTGGTACAACAAGAAGCTGATGGACCAGTGGGGCTACCAGGTCCCGACGACGTGGGAGCAGTACCAGGCGCTCGGCGAGAAGGTCGCCGCGGAGCACCCCGGCTACGTGGTCGGCGCGGTCGGCGACACCAACTCGCAGGAGTCCTACTTCTGGTCCAGCCAGTGCCCGGCGCAGCAGCTGGTCGGCGACAACACCCTGAAGGTGGACCTGACCGCGCCGGAGTGCACGCGGATGGCGAACTTGCTGGACCCGCTGATCGCCGACAAGGCGGTGAGCACGCAGGGCTTCTTCACCAAGGGCTTCGACGGCAGCAAGGTCCTGATGGCGGTCGGCCCCTCCTGGTACGGCCAGTACCTGTTCAACTCCGCGTTCAAGGTCCCGGCCGGCCAGATCGCCGCCTCGGCGCCGCTGAAGTGGGACGGCCAGAGCACGACGGCCACCGGCAACGTCGGCGGCGGGATCTGGATGGTCTCCTCGCACAGCGCCAACATCAAGGCCGCCACCGACCTCACGACCTGGCTCACCACCTCGACCGAGAACCTGCAGGGCGCCCCGACTTACCCGGCCTTCGTCGCCGGGGCCAAGGCCTGGCTGGCGAACCCGGCGAACAAGGACTACTTCGCCACCGACGTCTCAGACGTCTTCCTCGCCGCCGCGAACGAGGTGTGGACCGGCTGGTCGAACACCAAGTTCAGCGACGCCACGCCGTGGTCGAACGCGGTGCTGTCCGCGCTGACCGCCGGCAGGTCGCTCAGTTCGGCCCTGCCCGCCTGGCAGACCGCGATCGTCAACGAGGCGAAGTCGGTCGGGTACACGGTCGTCACGCGATGA
- a CDS encoding carbohydrate ABC transporter permease: protein MTILSAASRSGGTSDGGSGGKADRAPDARTGAARRGSRLVSTLVVAAIIVTLLVFFVVPVLWLLLAPTKTDAQLNSGFPLSFGSFGQLAAAWRHLTSFQNGAIWLWLRNSAVYSGGALVLTLATSIPAGYALALMNFRGRKLLLTVTLIVMIMPSAALVLPIFLELNLFHLIGTAWSIILPFSFFPFGVYLVYIYFATSLPRDMLAAARIDGANEWQIFRRVALPLARPVIGLVAFFSFVGNWNNFFLPYLVLPSSQQFPVQVGLNQLLSSTPSFNPVAGKGLDITSPELALAIIIAILPVLVLFLFSQRALVSGMLAGSTKE, encoded by the coding sequence ATGACGATCCTCTCGGCCGCCTCCCGGTCCGGCGGCACCTCTGATGGCGGTTCCGGCGGCAAAGCCGACCGTGCGCCCGACGCCCGGACCGGCGCCGCCCGGCGCGGCTCACGCCTGGTCTCGACGCTCGTCGTCGCCGCGATCATCGTGACGCTGCTGGTGTTCTTCGTGGTCCCGGTGCTCTGGCTGCTGCTCGCCCCGACCAAGACCGACGCGCAGCTGAACAGCGGCTTCCCGCTCTCGTTCGGCTCCTTCGGCCAGCTCGCGGCGGCCTGGCGGCACCTGACCTCGTTCCAGAACGGCGCCATCTGGCTGTGGCTGCGCAACTCCGCGGTCTACTCCGGCGGCGCGCTGGTCCTCACGCTGGCCACGAGCATCCCGGCCGGCTACGCGCTGGCGCTGATGAACTTCCGCGGCCGCAAGCTGCTGCTGACGGTGACGCTGATCGTCATGATCATGCCGAGCGCGGCCCTGGTGCTGCCGATCTTCCTGGAGCTGAACCTGTTCCACCTGATCGGCACCGCCTGGTCGATCATCCTGCCGTTCTCGTTCTTCCCGTTCGGCGTGTACCTCGTCTACATCTACTTCGCCACCAGCCTGCCGCGTGACATGCTCGCCGCCGCCCGCATCGACGGCGCGAACGAGTGGCAGATCTTCCGGCGGGTGGCGCTGCCGCTGGCCCGGCCGGTGATCGGGCTCGTCGCGTTCTTCAGCTTCGTCGGCAACTGGAACAACTTCTTCCTGCCCTACCTGGTCCTGCCGAGCAGTCAGCAGTTCCCGGTGCAGGTGGGGCTGAACCAGCTGCTGTCCTCCACACCGTCCTTCAACCCGGTCGCCGGCAAGGGACTGGACATCACCAGTCCGGAACTGGCGCTGGCGATCATCATCGCGATCCTGCCTGTCCTCGTGCTCTTCCTCTTCTCCCAGCGGGCGCTCGTCTCGGGCATGCTCGCCGGCTCGACCAAGGAGTGA
- a CDS encoding enolase C-terminal domain-like protein has translation MKITHVESFRVPVPAVDPPFRWREGLAGSAPAGEGGILRIGTDAGVEGVAFFSRPGAAVLLDDLVERIFRPELLGQDPLQREWIWHRVWELDRIHELPLPTLGLIDVALWDLAGRAQNLPTWQVLGGYRTEIPAYASTSTFGSVEEFFDVADQCLALGYHGVKLHAWGDARRDAQLILALRDHLGPEVPLMYDGSAGFDLPDALHVGAALSEAKYLWYEEPMREFSVSAYRRLAELVDVPLLVAETSDGAHMNSADFIAAGAATFGVRASTNLRGGITGAMRTAHLADAYRLRAEVHGSDIPNQHLCMAISNTTYYESLVTSNPVVRERAVDQDGLVHAPTGPGIALPPGLDYPSALRPYVEGAAA, from the coding sequence ATGAAGATCACCCACGTCGAGTCCTTCCGGGTCCCCGTGCCCGCCGTGGATCCGCCCTTCCGGTGGCGCGAAGGCCTGGCCGGCAGCGCGCCGGCGGGGGAGGGCGGCATCCTGCGGATCGGCACCGACGCCGGCGTCGAAGGCGTCGCCTTCTTCTCCCGGCCCGGCGCGGCGGTGCTGCTCGACGACCTGGTCGAGCGGATCTTCCGCCCCGAACTCCTGGGCCAGGACCCTTTGCAGCGTGAATGGATCTGGCACCGCGTATGGGAGCTCGACCGCATCCACGAACTGCCGCTGCCGACGCTCGGCCTGATCGACGTGGCGCTCTGGGACCTGGCCGGCCGCGCGCAGAACCTGCCGACCTGGCAGGTGCTCGGCGGGTACCGCACCGAGATCCCGGCCTACGCCTCGACCTCGACCTTCGGCAGCGTCGAAGAGTTCTTCGACGTCGCCGACCAGTGCCTGGCCCTGGGCTACCACGGCGTGAAGCTGCACGCCTGGGGTGACGCCCGGCGCGACGCCCAGCTCATCCTCGCGCTGCGCGACCACCTCGGCCCCGAGGTCCCGCTGATGTACGACGGCTCCGCGGGCTTCGACCTGCCCGACGCCCTGCACGTCGGCGCGGCGCTGTCCGAGGCGAAGTACCTCTGGTACGAGGAGCCGATGCGCGAGTTCAGCGTCAGCGCCTACCGGCGCCTGGCTGAGCTCGTCGACGTGCCGCTGCTGGTCGCCGAGACCTCCGACGGCGCGCACATGAACTCCGCCGACTTCATCGCCGCCGGCGCGGCCACCTTCGGCGTGCGCGCCAGCACCAACCTTCGCGGCGGGATCACCGGCGCGATGCGCACCGCGCACCTCGCCGATGCCTACCGGCTCCGGGCCGAGGTGCACGGCTCGGACATCCCGAACCAGCACCTGTGCATGGCGATCTCGAACACCACCTACTACGAGTCGCTGGTCACCTCGAACCCGGTGGTCCGCGAACGCGCCGTCGACCAGGACGGCCTCGTGCACGCGCCGACCGGTCCGGGCATCGCGCTGCCCCCGGGCCTGGACTACCCGAGCGCCCTCCGGCCCTACGTCGAAGGCGCGGCCGCCTAG
- a CDS encoding MFS transporter → MSTVNAGPVTAPIPPNPPKPPDQQSVRQRTFSSLKVPNYRLYMTGQSISLVGTWMQMTAQSWLVLTLTHSSTALGLVVALQTLPVLLFGPYGGVVADRADKKRLMVILQTAMGIQALVLGLLTVFGAVSFWEVCALAVVLGMNNAFENATRQSFVREMVGRDELRNAITLNSVMVNAARAVGPAVGGVLIAAVGIGVCFLFNAASFVAVVASLLRMDRSALRPSPPTPRARGQLREGLRYAAATPTIAIPLAMMGLVGLLAYEFQVSLPVFVERTFHGGSVAFGFMTSAMGVGAVVGGLFTAARGRTGVRPMVIASTGFGVSMLAAAYAPVFALSCAVMLLVGWASVSFIAIGNSTIQLTSDPEKRGRMIALWQVAFQGTTPIGGPLVGWVIALSDPRSGLAVGGVSCLAAAAGGYVLARRVAGRAAGAEPELAADLA, encoded by the coding sequence ATGAGCACCGTCAACGCCGGACCGGTCACGGCGCCGATTCCACCGAACCCGCCGAAGCCCCCTGACCAGCAATCCGTCCGGCAGCGGACCTTCTCCTCGCTCAAGGTCCCCAACTACCGCCTCTACATGACCGGCCAGTCCATATCCCTGGTCGGCACGTGGATGCAGATGACCGCCCAGTCCTGGCTGGTCCTCACCCTCACGCACTCCAGCACCGCGCTCGGTCTGGTCGTCGCGCTCCAGACGCTGCCGGTCCTGCTCTTCGGCCCCTACGGCGGCGTCGTCGCCGACCGGGCCGACAAGAAGCGCCTCATGGTCATCCTGCAGACCGCGATGGGGATCCAGGCGCTCGTGCTCGGCCTGCTCACCGTCTTCGGGGCGGTCAGCTTCTGGGAGGTGTGTGCGCTGGCCGTGGTCCTGGGCATGAACAACGCCTTCGAGAACGCCACGCGCCAGTCGTTCGTCCGGGAGATGGTCGGCCGCGACGAGCTGCGCAACGCCATCACGCTGAACTCGGTGATGGTGAACGCGGCGCGCGCGGTCGGGCCGGCCGTCGGCGGGGTGCTGATCGCCGCGGTCGGCATCGGGGTCTGCTTCCTGTTCAACGCGGCCAGCTTCGTCGCGGTCGTCGCCTCGCTGCTGCGTATGGACCGCTCCGCGCTGCGGCCGAGTCCGCCGACGCCGCGGGCCCGCGGCCAGCTCCGCGAGGGTCTGCGCTACGCCGCCGCGACGCCGACGATCGCGATACCGCTGGCGATGATGGGGCTGGTGGGGCTGCTGGCGTACGAGTTCCAGGTCTCGTTGCCGGTCTTCGTGGAACGGACGTTCCACGGCGGCTCGGTCGCGTTCGGCTTCATGACCTCGGCGATGGGCGTCGGCGCCGTCGTCGGCGGACTGTTCACCGCGGCCCGCGGCCGGACCGGCGTGCGTCCGATGGTCATCGCCTCGACCGGCTTCGGCGTGTCGATGCTGGCCGCCGCCTACGCGCCGGTGTTCGCGCTGTCCTGCGCGGTGATGCTGCTGGTCGGCTGGGCCAGCGTGTCGTTCATCGCGATCGGCAACTCGACGATCCAGCTGACCTCGGACCCGGAGAAGCGCGGCCGGATGATCGCGCTGTGGCAGGTGGCGTTCCAGGGCACGACGCCGATCGGCGGGCCGCTGGTCGGCTGGGTGATCGCGCTGTCCGACCCGCGCTCGGGGCTGGCGGTCGGCGGGGTGTCGTGCCTGGCGGCCGCGGCCGGGGGATACGTGCTGGCCCGCCGGGTGGCGGGGCGTGCCGCCGGAGCCGAGCCGGAGCTCGCCGCAGACCTCGCCTGA
- a CDS encoding carbohydrate ABC transporter permease has protein sequence MTALQEQPLAGPASGPARRLVRRRAGGIGRAGRAGRAGRSRQAGRTGRVGYLFVAGYTVLLLAFGVFPTGYSVYLAFTNADGQFTGLGQFSKVFQDFRFGPAFANIGVYLVMWLLLVVVLTVVVAVILRSRVGSGVSAVLRFLFYIPGALAGVASVLVWLFMLDPAVSPAARLLRALGMQNFDQVLAPGNLPVILVLIAFWTGAGGWIVVMYGALNNIPDEVLEAARIDGAGPWQIAWRIQIPMIRKWIVYMAILAFAAGTQLFVEPQLLQTASLNRVSPTWSPNELAYVFAFQNGDFNGAAAISLVLLAVGLVCAGLLVTRSGLFKVDED, from the coding sequence ATGACGGCGCTCCAGGAACAGCCGCTCGCGGGACCCGCGAGCGGCCCGGCCCGCCGCCTCGTGCGGCGGCGGGCCGGGGGGATCGGACGTGCCGGACGTGCGGGGCGGGCCGGTCGGTCCAGGCAGGCCGGCCGGACCGGCCGCGTCGGCTACCTGTTCGTCGCCGGCTACACCGTCCTGCTGCTCGCGTTCGGTGTCTTCCCGACCGGCTACTCGGTCTACCTCGCCTTCACCAACGCCGACGGCCAGTTCACCGGACTCGGCCAGTTCTCCAAGGTCTTCCAGGACTTCCGCTTCGGCCCGGCGTTCGCGAACATCGGCGTCTACCTGGTGATGTGGCTGCTGCTCGTGGTCGTGCTCACCGTGGTGGTCGCGGTCATCCTGCGCAGCCGGGTCGGCAGCGGCGTCTCGGCGGTGCTGCGGTTCCTGTTCTACATCCCCGGGGCGCTCGCCGGTGTGGCGAGTGTGCTGGTCTGGCTGTTCATGCTCGACCCGGCGGTCAGTCCGGCCGCGCGCCTGCTGCGCGCGCTCGGCATGCAGAACTTCGACCAGGTCCTGGCGCCCGGGAACCTGCCGGTCATCCTCGTCCTGATCGCGTTCTGGACCGGGGCCGGCGGCTGGATCGTCGTTATGTACGGCGCGCTGAACAACATCCCGGACGAGGTCCTGGAAGCGGCGCGCATCGACGGGGCGGGGCCCTGGCAGATCGCCTGGCGCATTCAGATCCCGATGATCCGCAAGTGGATCGTCTACATGGCGATCCTGGCCTTCGCCGCCGGCACCCAGCTGTTCGTGGAACCGCAGCTGTTGCAGACGGCGAGCCTGAACCGGGTCAGCCCGACGTGGTCGCCCAACGAGCTCGCCTACGTCTTCGCGTTCCAGAACGGGGACTTCAACGGCGCCGCCGCGATCTCGCTGGTGCTGCTGGCGGTCGGCCTGGTGTGTGCCGGTCTGCTGGTCACCCGGTCCGGCCTGTTCAAGGTGGATGAAGACTGA